Proteins from a genomic interval of Verrucomicrobiota bacterium:
- a CDS encoding type II/IV secretion system protein, which yields MEATATTKETGDLLLEQGKLTEKQLEQVRRSQLRLGLPQHRAIVELNYASEEDTYRALASLHHLDFIDHSQLALPAAVLELVPVKLIFHYRMVPVSLEGELLTLAFGEPPRQMELGNLRLLLGKRLKVVLTTPSSIHAVIKRQFGLGAQTVQRLREERGLTDASEDIVFDVKSTEDSSAVDATIADFVDQILLEALRLQATDIHIEPYHSSIRLRYRIDGMMQTIPVPDALRQLHETIASRLKIMAGLNIAEKRLPHDGRIAMKTGNEEYDLRISVIPTKHGETICLRILGRQSLFMDLEQLGMEPQHEALFADLTQLPQGMILLTGPTGSGKTTTLYAALAHANDDTRKIITIEDPVEYQLEGITQIQVRQDIGLTFSSGLRSVLRHDPDVVLIGEIRDNETAEIAVRAAQTGHLVFSTLHTNDSISSITRLLDMKVDAFLIGSSLVCSVAQRLARRICRHCSEEDTNIPDRLRKEMARALGIKAEEAKAWKGRGCIECNQKGYRGRVAIYEFFLMNDAIADLIVPDIKTGQLREAIRQHGWRSLRELAWGKVQSGLIPIAELQRLTHRIEFQRSEAEA from the coding sequence ATGGAAGCGACCGCGACCACAAAAGAAACCGGCGACCTGTTGCTCGAACAAGGCAAGCTGACCGAAAAGCAACTGGAGCAGGTGCGCCGCAGTCAACTGCGCCTGGGCCTTCCCCAGCACCGCGCAATTGTTGAACTGAATTACGCATCGGAAGAAGACACCTATCGTGCGCTGGCGTCACTCCATCATCTGGATTTTATCGACCACAGCCAGCTCGCGCTGCCCGCCGCCGTGCTGGAACTGGTGCCGGTAAAACTCATTTTCCATTACCGGATGGTGCCGGTGTCGCTGGAGGGCGAGTTGCTCACACTGGCCTTCGGCGAACCGCCGCGCCAGATGGAACTGGGCAACCTCCGCCTGCTGCTCGGCAAACGGCTCAAAGTCGTCCTGACCACTCCGAGTTCGATTCATGCCGTGATTAAAAGACAATTCGGCCTGGGCGCGCAAACCGTCCAACGCCTGCGCGAGGAGCGTGGATTGACCGACGCGAGCGAAGATATAGTTTTTGATGTCAAATCCACCGAGGACAGTTCCGCCGTCGATGCCACCATCGCCGATTTTGTCGATCAGATTCTCCTGGAAGCCTTGCGCTTGCAGGCCACGGACATTCACATCGAGCCGTACCACTCCTCCATCCGCCTGCGCTACCGGATCGACGGGATGATGCAGACGATTCCCGTGCCTGATGCCTTGCGCCAGCTCCACGAAACCATCGCGTCGCGTCTGAAAATCATGGCGGGCCTGAACATCGCGGAGAAGCGCCTGCCGCACGACGGGCGCATCGCCATGAAGACCGGGAACGAGGAGTACGACCTGCGCATCTCGGTCATTCCCACCAAGCACGGCGAAACCATTTGTTTGCGCATCCTTGGCCGGCAGAGTCTGTTCATGGACCTCGAGCAACTCGGCATGGAGCCGCAACACGAGGCGCTGTTCGCCGACCTGACCCAGTTGCCGCAGGGCATGATTCTTTTGACCGGCCCGACCGGCAGCGGCAAGACCACCACACTGTATGCCGCGCTGGCCCACGCGAACGACGATACGCGGAAAATCATCACGATCGAAGACCCGGTGGAATACCAGTTGGAAGGCATCACCCAGATCCAGGTGCGGCAGGACATCGGGCTGACGTTTTCCAGCGGGCTGCGCTCGGTCTTGCGCCATGATCCGGACGTTGTGCTCATCGGAGAAATCCGCGACAATGAAACCGCCGAGATTGCGGTGCGCGCCGCCCAGACCGGGCACCTGGTTTTCTCCACCTTGCACACCAACGACAGCATCAGCTCCATCACGCGGCTTCTGGACATGAAGGTGGACGCCTTTTTGATCGGCTCATCGCTGGTATGCAGCGTCGCACAGCGATTGGCCCGGCGCATCTGCCGGCATTGCAGCGAAGAGGACACGAACATCCCCGACCGTTTGCGCAAGGAAATGGCGCGGGCGCTGGGCATCAAGGCGGAGGAAGCCAAGGCATGGAAGGGGCGCGGCTGCATCGAGTGCAACCAGAAGGGTTACCGCGGGCGCGTGGCCATTTACGAATTCTTTTTGATGAACGACGCCATCGCGGACTTGATTGTGCCCGACATCAAGACCGGTCAGTTGCGCGAAGCAATCCGCCAGCACGGCTGGCGCTCCCTGCGCGAACTGGCGTGGGGCAAAGTCCAGTCCGGCTTGATTCCCATCGCCGAGCTGCAGCGATTGACCCATCGGATCGAGTTTCAGCGGTCGGAGGCGGAGGCCTGA